In Pseudophryne corroboree isolate aPseCor3 chromosome 3, aPseCor3.hap2, whole genome shotgun sequence, a genomic segment contains:
- the LOC135057398 gene encoding paraneoplastic antigen Ma3 homolog codes for MEVINENSIYQWCIEHKINTRCSLSMVGDLTGITDDEVITEALKLCGVRVPLLVDKWKGAIGEIRAILITTQDYLDPLLIPINVLVGGTSGRRCQIIWPKSIEEKDGEATEAVDPREDTDYQRRDATVTGDNSRPKTSVGESIEPQVESVMDKVVSQFERWHFEGGYRRLRVFLGTIPVTTGEEGYDAWREAAIQHSEEWRCPEHIKKQRIVESLRGPAMGIIHATRRSNTNATLKDYFNALDYSFGTIEDIGDILARLNNTYQEPSDPLTNFIYRLDKILYKLLDKGGIEQSEIDERRLKHLLRGALTSSPVAQRLRCSGARDRPPTLSELIKDVKLEEVQIDNREKSIKRVKVVVPTAVSPSPDVTSPNDRLYKLLEEQNKKLDQLITVHSRIQSPVNRGRGRGLNRRVDNRDHIICYRCGQMGHRSFECPQIGNYGRNTNNVGNQNVSPPENQEGTLMNPASTPEP; via the coding sequence ATGGAGGTCATCAATGAAAACAGCATCTACCAATGGTGTATAGAACATAAGATTAATACAAGATGCAGTCTGAGTATGGTGGGGGACCTTACGGGAATTACTGATGATGAAGTGATTACGGAAGCACTGAAATTGTGTGGTGTAAGGGTCCCCTTATTGGTGGACAAGTGGAAGGGAGCGATCGGCGAAATTAGAGCAATACTAATCACGACGCAGGATTACTTGGATCCCTTACTAATACCGATCAACGTATTAGTAGGAGGAACGTCGGGTCGAAGGTGTCAGATAATATGGCCTAAGAGCATTGAAGAGAAAGACGGGGAGGCTACAGAGGCCGTTGATCCGAGAGAAGATACAGATTATCAGAGGAGAGATGCAACTGTCACCGGTGATAATTCACGGCCCAAGACATCAGTAGGTGAATCTATTGAACCCCAAGTGGAATCCGTCATGGACAAAGTGGTGAGCCAATTTGAGAGGTGGCACTTCGAAGGAGGATATCGGAGATTACGAGTATTCTTGGGCACGATACCTGTGACCACTGGAGAAGAAGGTTACGATGCATGGCGTGAAGCTGCCATACAACATTCGGAGGAATGGCGGTGCCCCGAACATATTAAGAAGCAGAGAATCGTTGAAAGCCTAAGGGGTCCCGCCATGGGGATAATACATGCTACCCGACGTAGCAATACTAATGCAACACTGAAGGATTACTTCAATGCTTTAGACTATTCCTTTGGAACGATTGAAGACATTGGAGATATATTGGCCCGATTGAATAATACTTACCAAGAACCATCAGATCCTCTCACTAATTTCATATACCGGTTGGACAAAATATTGTATAAGCTTCTGGATAAAGGGGGGATTGAGCAGTCGGAAATTGATGAACGGCGATTGAAGCACTTATTGAGAGGGGCACTGACCTCAAGTCCAGTAGCTCAGAGACTTAGATGTAGTGGGGCTCGAGATCGGCCACCCACATTGAGTGAACTGATCAAGGATGTGAAGTTAGAGGAGGTCCAAATTGATAATAGAGAAAAAAGTATCAAGAGGGTGAAGGTGGTAGTGCCAACTGCTGTATCCCCATCCCCTGATGTCACCTCGCCAAATGACCGACTGTATAAACTTttagaagaacaaaataaaaaGCTAGATCAACTGATAACAGTGCACAGCCGTATTCAGTCACCAGTGAACCGAGGGAGAGGAAGAGGACTAAATCGACGAGTGGATAATCGAGACCACATAATCTGTTACAGGTGTGGACAGATGGGACATAGATCTTTTGAGTGCCCACAAATTGGAAATTATGGAAGAAACACCAATAACGTTGGAAATCAGAATGTTAGTCCCCCGGAAAACCAGGAAGGGACGTTGATGAACCCCGCATCAACTCCCGAGCCATAG